GGGAACCTGAATCATGATTCTCTGGCAATTCTTCTGGAGAAGATCAGTGTCTAGCTTGATGCTGATAGGCAATAGTATTGGCTAAGTTTGGAGGGATGAGCAGTCTCATTGAGCTGCAAGCATCCCAGTGTGGTATAGGAAAGCTGCCTAGCATTCCTCTTCACTTCAGGGTGGTTGGAACACTAAATTACTGAGAGGAGTCTGAGGTTAGAATTGGCATAGAATACATGTATGGACCTGGTAGTCAAGGACCATAGCAAGCTAACAGACATCAATAGATGCCAGTCTATCTTGTAGAAAACCAAATGACATGAGTTATAGCTCAGCAGAGGCTAAAGATGGGATGGTTTGGGAATCTGATATCCCATACCTCCCTGATATAAAGACATATTCCTATCTATATATGACCCTTTCTTCACCCTCTCAGAGAACTTAGATCAACCCCTTTCACCAGCTTTTCCAATCACTCCGAACCAGATGTAAGAAGATGGGGAAAGGGGAGAATAAAGAATTGACTAACACACAGaggttaagaaaagaaaatatgaaagtgattgaattttttttttttttaaaaatatacatatttaatgtacAGGATTGTATTCCAGGTAAACACAGGCTTCTTATAGTGATGAATATTTAATTGCAAACATGAATACCCTAAGTTACACTTCTATATAAAGGAGAAACTTCAAATTCTGTTCTTTAGGAAGACATGGAAGCCAAGTAATACCTTAGGAGCAGCTATTGCCATTTCTCCCCTTTCCATGGGTGACCTAACATTTTACATGGATTAGTTACAAAAGGAAATATTAGGTTCCATCGAATTTAAGCACAAAATACAGCTAAAATTTATCACTCAGTTTCTATGAGTgtgaataaataagttaattaaatattAGGTTCAAGGCAGATTCCAAAACTAACTGaagtatgaccaaaaaaaaaaaaggtatatatatCTAATAGTCAGTTAATATAATCTTTGCAATTCAGTATGTtccaggctttcttatctatgcCAGTAAGATGCTTCCTTTTTTGTCCAATGTCTTCCATTGCTGGGCTCTAAGACATTAAACTCTTTAACATCATCAAGGATTTATCTTAGAAACAAacaacttctttcttctttctaaaggtCATGGTTGTTTTTTCTGCTACTTGCTTCTTTCAGCTAGTTATTAACTTCCTCATGTAAGAAGAAAACTTACTGAGCAAGAACAAGCAGTCTGTGTTGGCTGTCCCACAATGTGGTGGCTGGTTAATAAAGAAGACACCCACTTAACCTTTGTGTCATTTCGTTTCATCCAAAGAGTAAGTCAAAAAGGTCAAGGTTACAAAGGACTCATGACCAAGGTACAACTTTTACAAATATCTTTGAATGGCCAGGGAAAGTTTTAacttcttcagtcatgtccccaaATGAGTTCTTAATGAACCAAGAACCCCTTCCCACCCATTACAGACCTCTAAGCACAGATGCTTCAAAGATTAGTTCAACATAAAACACAGATGCTTCAGGAGAGTGGACTAAAACAGGAGGATGTGGAATATAAGAAAGCGTGAAAAAAGAAACCCTCCCCAAAATATGCAGTTCACTAGGATTAAGAATATCATCAATATAAATCCCGTACCAGTCCACCTTCTGagaaactccttttcctattgagaAATCAAGATATTTTCAATCGTTTGCTTTCCCTTTCCACATTCTCTCTGATAGTCTGGAGTTTTCTGGAGTTCTGGATCAGGAACACCAAGCCCTCCCTAAAATCACTAGCCCCATGGTCTCTGCCAACGTTTTCAAGTTCATCAAACAAAGACAATGTCTGTTTGAGTTTGGCCTGAACGATTTTTTGCTCTTCTAATTCTGCAAGAAGGGCCTGCTTAGTGCACAATTCAGTCTTATACTTCTTCTGTAACTGTTCAATTTCTTTTTGGAGAAAGTGGAATTCTTCCTCACTGTAAGAATGTGTCTCCTGAGATTTATCTTCTGGAAGCAAGACGTTTGGGGGAATCCGCAAAATCAACTGTAAGAAGAGCTGCTCCATTTTGCCAAAAAGGTTATCAAAACGTCCTTTCATGAAGCAAAGAAACTTTTCTGTGCACTTGCGAATCTGGACTGGGCTAATCGCACAGTCTGGGATGCCATCCAGCTTCTTTAGAATAACCTGTTCAACAGCCTGCATCACTTCAAACAGGTAGTCTTGAAAGGCAATGTAGATCCTAAGCATGCAAGTCTGCGGTGTGAAGCCAAAGAACTGGGCCTCATAGGTCATTGGATCAACAGACATCTTggtgtttagttttgttttttgctttgttaatTTTGACTGTGAACAACCCAAGCGACTATAAGAGAGATGAATTCGACCAAACACCAGCTTCCCGCCACCTCCTTTAAACCACCGCAGGCTGCCAGAGATAGGCGGCGCGGTTGACTCCCCCAGATTCTGACCGCTCTCTCGAAAGTGATTGAATTAAGATTAAGTTTTATGCTACCAGTGAAACTAGAGGACCAGAAATCTAGATTATGTTTAATTTTGGAAAGGTAAATAAAGTTTCATGTACACCTACCTGATTTCTGTGATTGTGTACATTTCTTAGCCACTTTATATACTTTACTATGTATTACTATGTATATTATCACACATGATATTATAAAATACACAGGGTAAGTgttgtttcctctgttttataCAATTTATAGAAAGGTCAGTCTGAGACTCAGAGTGTTTAAAAGACTATGCCATGGGCATAAAGCTATAAGTGCTGGAGCCTAGATCAACTCTTAGACATTGTGATTATTAGAATTTTACTCTAGTCTCcttattttggtaatttttgataaaatatatCCTAGAGTTGAGAATAACTTCAAAATCTGGGCAAACTGACTTTGTTTCTCAACTTCGCCTTTCTCTTGAGCTCAGAGACCCAAGTTTAGGCTCTGCTTTGCTATTGAGTTACTCTACTCATCACTTTGACTGTCTGAGCATTACTGCCTTTATCActacagtaaaatatttaaacagaataATAACTGtgatcttttccagttttatGTTTTGAGATTATAAAAAGGTCAGTCCCTTCATAGTCCTTCAATGGCTTTCTACTCCACTAACAATAAAATTGAACCCTCTTTCTACGGTCGCTAAGGCCTTGTATGATCAACACTGCCTCCGTCTCTTACTTGCCTCTCATGCTGCAATCCCATGCTCACTATTCACCAGCTGCATCAACTTGCTATCCCTTTAGGGAATCAGTTCAAATAGTACCTTTTCAGAAAGAGTCTTCTTGGCCCATTTATTTAACTTAAGACACCTCATAGAACTTAGTCAGGTCTTatcatgttaacattttattttccctcaaaCTCTTTATCAAGACCAgttattatctttctttcttcttatgcCAGATTAGGATATTAGCTTCATGGGGATGGTAGctggtttattttgtttatctctGTATCTTCACTGccagcacagttcctggcacacaaAATACTTGCCAAATACTTATTGTTGGATAGAGACTGATGGGTTAGAAATGATATATGAACCAAGAAGCAGGGACCAAAAGAAGTCCTATGGTATATTGTGGAGTTTACAATTGTGAATGAAACCCTGTAGTCTACTTATAACAACCACACAGCCGAACAGTCAATCTAAATTGATGTGCCAGGTAGCTCTGGTATAAGCCTTAGGAGAAATTACAACTTTTGATGGCTTTTTCTCAGTAAGATAGCCCTGTTGAGAGGACTGAGAGTGCCTTTGTGCACTTACAGGTCCCCATTGTTCTCTAACCTGGGCTTTCTTTTTCACCCCTTCTCAGAATGGGCTCCAGAGAGGATAATGTTAGAAAATCTAAGCTAAAATGCACCTTAGAACAATTTCAGGGATGAAGGAGTCAGGGTGAGGTTTggatgatataaaatattttattacttagcttttgttattgttgttgttacaaTGGTGCAAGTGTATAAGGTagagaaaacatacagaaaataaaaatccagaaTTTAGGATTTAATCAAGTGTCTATCTGAGTTAACCAAAATCCTAGAAAGAAACAGCTTAAAAACTTTTTTCCACATGTAATAAAAGCAACTTAATTCATAGAAAACATGTATCTTAGGATCTCAGAAGTCCAAGTTTAGGTTTTTCTCTGCTGTTGACTCACTCTATGAGTCCTTTAAAATCTTTAGGCCTTAGTgtccatatatataaataataaaacaaatgaaatgatcTCTGCTAGGTTAATGTTTTGTGATTTTATTATATGGACCAAGTAATAATATGTGAATCATGATCTTTACCTTTTGGAAATTTATCCCATGAAGCTCTGTTTTGGAATCAGAAATTGTAATGTCAGAGTCAGAATGGAACTgagtattcagaaaaaaattagaggTGATACTGTGTACACATTCACTGTAGTACTTAACAAGAAGCAGGAACCAAGTCTTTGGGTGCTGTAATTAGTTCAGGCTCAAGTTAGGGTTTATTTGACCATATCCAACCTATCATGATAGAACAACTTTGGATAAGTATATTTTCTCCCCAAAGCGTACCTAACCACATTTATAATatgtaactaaaataaaaatggcaaatcacttcagtattcttgccttgagaaccccatgaatggtatggaaaagcaaaaagataggacactgaaagatgaactgcccaggtcagtaggtgtccagtatgctactggagaacagtggagaaataactccagaaaaaaatgaagagatggacccaaagcaaaaacaacacccagttgtggatgtgactggtgatggaagtaaagtccgatgctgtaaagaacaatatctcataggaacctggaatgttaggtccatgaatcaaggtaaattggaagtggtccaacacgatatggcaagagtgaacatcaatattttagaaatcagttaactaaaatggactggaatgggtgaatttaactcagataaccattatatctactattgtgggcaagaatcccttagaagaaatggagtagccctcatagtcaacaggggtgcaaaatgcagtacttggatgcaatttcaaaaacaacagaatgatctctgttcgtttccaaggcaaaacattcagtatcacagtaatccaagtctatgccccaagcagtaatgctgaagaagctgaagttgaatggtactatgaagacatacaagaccttctagaactaacacccagaagagatgttcttttcattataggggaccagaatgcaaaagaaggaagtgaagagatacctggaaaaacgggcaaatttggctttggagcacaaaatgaagcagggcaaaggctaacagagtttttccaggagaacgcactggtcatagcaaacaccctcttccaacaacacaagaaaagactctacacgtggacatcaccagatagtaaATAACGAAATCagattttgcagccaaagagggagatgcagtatacagtcagcaaaaacaagactgggagctgactgtggcacagatcatgaactccttatagcaaaattcagacttaaattgtagaaagtagggaaaaccactaggccatttaggtatgacctaaatcaaatcccttatgattatacagtggaagtgagaaacagattcaatggattagatctgatagacagagtgcctgaagaagtatggacagaggttcatgacattgtacagaaggcagtgatcaagaccatccccaagaaaaaaatataaaaaggcaaaatggttgtctgaggaggccttaaaaatggctgagaaaagaaaagaagctaaaggcaaaggagaaagggaaagatatacccatttgaatgcaaagttccaaagaatagcaaggagacataagaaagccttcctcagcaatcagtacaaagaaatagaggaaaacaatagaatgggaaagactagaggtctcttcaagaaaattagagataccaagggaacatttcatgcaaagatgtgcacagtaaaggacagaaatggtatggacctaacagaagcagaagatatgaagaagaggtggcaacaatacacagaagaactctacaaaacagatcttcatgacccagataaccacgatggtgtgatcactcacctagagccagacatcctggaatgtgaagtcaagtgggccttagaaaacatcactacgaacaaagctagtggaggtgatggaattccagttgagttatttcaaatcctgaaagatgatgctgtgaaagtcctgcacacaatatgccagcgaatttggaaaactttcagcagtggccacaggattgttttcattccaatcccaaagagaggtaatgccaaataatgttcaaactaccacaaaattacACTgatgtcacatgctagcaaagtaacgctcaaaattctccaacccaggctttaacagtatgtgaactgtgaacttccaaatgttcaagctggatttaggaatgGCAGAGGAGCCAGACATCTGTTGGATCAAAATGTCAACATCTACTGGCTCAtagaaaatcaagagagttccaggaaaacatccactttggctttattgactacgccaaagcctttaactgtgtggatcacaacaaactgtggaaaattctttaagagatgggaacaccagactacctgacctgcctcctgagaaatctgtgtgcaggtcaagaagcaacagttagaactggacatggaaaacagactggttccaaatcgggaaaggagtacatcaaggctgtatattgtcaccctgcttatttaacttatatgcagagtgcatcacgtgaaatgccaggctggatgaagcacaaactagaatgaagattgttgggagaaatagcaataatctcggatatgcagatgacaccaccc
This Budorcas taxicolor isolate Tak-1 chromosome X, Takin1.1, whole genome shotgun sequence DNA region includes the following protein-coding sequences:
- the LOC128070405 gene encoding protein MIS12 homolog; the protein is MSVDPMTYEAQFFGFTPQTCMLRIYIAFQDYLFEVMQAVEQVILKKLDGIPDCAISPVQIRKCTEKFLCFMKGRFDNLFGKMEQLFLQLILRIPPNVLLPEDKSQETHSYSEEEFHFLQKEIEQLQKKYKTELCTKQALLAELEEQKIVQAKLKQTLSLFDELENVGRDHGASDFREGLVFLIQNSRKLQTIRENVERESKRLKIS